One Acyrthosiphon pisum isolate AL4f unplaced genomic scaffold, pea_aphid_22Mar2018_4r6ur Scaffold_20988;HRSCAF=22714, whole genome shotgun sequence genomic region harbors:
- the LOC103310549 gene encoding uncharacterized protein LOC103310549, translating to MNSENEDDPIRARTPESVKRKRCESSKKYDHKKQKFRSEWLVDSKYSNWLCRVPNNELMAKCKLCPSEMTAELSVLKKHALTKKHLSCVSSIIQKPISNFINDGKKLKEIEQTKRAEILLCGFLSEHNLPFNVMGHLSAVCKQAFPDSKISQNMNLGRTKATSIVKNVIGKCHSEDLANILKSTCFSVIIDEIQLFTDSDSANQGATAQKIFDELIKAFNESKIPLNNIIGFASDGCNSMMGQWNSVSSRFNEHMPGVFIQKCICHSLHLCASSACKTLPRSCEDLARDIFNYFKSSSKRICQYKEFQEFCNVSPHKILYPAQTSANIDKNDDNGDDDFVFANV from the exons atgaacagtGAAAATGAAGATGATCCGATTAGGGCGAGGACACCAGAGAGTGTTAAACGCAAAAGATGCGAgagttcaaaaaaatatgatcataaaaaacaaaagtttcgAAGTGAGTGGTTAGTCGATTCCAAATATAGTAACTGGCTATGTCGTGTTccaaataatgaattaatggCAAAATGTAAATTGTGTCCGTCGGAAATGACGGCAGAATTATccgttttaaaaaaacatgcgTTGACGAAGAAACATTTAAGTTGTGTATCTTCAATTATACAAAAACCGATCAGTAATTTTATTAACGATGgtaaaaaattgaaagaaaTTGAGCAAACAAAACGAGCTGAAATTCTTCTCTGTGGATTTTTAAGCGAACACAATTTACCTTTCAACGTTATGGGTCATTTATCTGCCGTTTGTAAACAAGCTTTTCCAGATTCAAAGATTTCACAAAACATGAATCTTGGACGTACCAAAGCAACATCAATTGTCAAAAATGTTATCGGAAAATGTCATAGTGAAGATTTGGCGAATATCCTTAAATCTACATGTTTTAGTGTCATCATAGACGAAA taCAACTTTTTACTGATTCTGATAGTGCAAATCAGGGCGCAACTGCACAGAAAATATTTGATGAACTTATAAAAGCGTTCAATGAATCGAAAATTcctttgaacaatattatag ggTTTGCATCAGATGGATGCAATTCTATGATGGGGCAGTGGAATTCAGTTTCTTCTAGATTCAATGAGCATATGccag gTGTATTCATTCAAAAATGCATTTGCCATTCGTTACATCTTTGTGCAAGTTCAGCTTGCAAAACATTGCCAAGATCTTGTGAAGACTTGGCTAGagatattttcaattacttCAAATCAAGTAGCAAACGTATCTGCCAGTACAAAGAATTTCAAGAGTTTTGCAATGTCTCACCTCATAAAATCCTATATCCGGCACAAACCAG TGCAAACATTGACAAAAATGATGATAATGGTGATGATGATTTTGTTTTtgctaatgtataa